In Micromonospora sp. NBC_01813, the following are encoded in one genomic region:
- a CDS encoding ferredoxin, which translates to MNDPDGARLQIDWARCDGRGLCIEFLPELLTRDDWGFPVSRDGSREPIVPQELRRHADRAVANCPELALRLLPGQQTSRRR; encoded by the coding sequence GTGAACGATCCGGACGGTGCGCGGCTGCAGATCGACTGGGCCCGCTGCGACGGTCGGGGGCTCTGCATCGAGTTCCTGCCGGAGCTGCTGACCCGGGACGACTGGGGCTTTCCGGTCTCCCGGGACGGCAGCCGGGAGCCGATCGTGCCGCAGGAGCTGCGCCGGCACGCCGACCGTGCCGTCGCCAACTGCCCGGAGCTGGCACTGCGACTGCTTCCGGGGCAGCAGACGTCGCGTCGTCGCTGA
- a CDS encoding DUF7873 family protein — translation MTKLNQIIAVEKGVKSKSFAELTEAHHAVQKQPLLSGISRTYQPKDEEGEQFPPESTRVQVHAEQIMRDVAKTLTRLFDVTATKDWANTRATADVVVDGRTLVTAAPVSYLLFLEKQLVDLHTFVKKLPVLDAAESWSRDESTDSWRTEPVRTVKTKKVPRNHVKAEATDKHPAQVEVYYEDVPVGYWTTVKFSGALPARRVNELLDRIATLQTAVKFAREEANGAEVTDQRIGDAVFGYLFAGS, via the coding sequence GTGACCAAGCTGAACCAGATCATCGCGGTGGAGAAGGGCGTCAAGAGCAAGTCCTTCGCGGAGTTGACCGAGGCGCACCACGCGGTGCAGAAGCAGCCGCTGCTGTCCGGCATCTCCCGCACCTACCAGCCCAAGGACGAGGAGGGCGAGCAGTTCCCGCCCGAGTCAACCCGGGTGCAGGTGCACGCCGAGCAGATCATGCGGGACGTGGCGAAGACACTCACCCGGCTGTTCGACGTGACCGCGACCAAGGACTGGGCGAACACCCGGGCCACCGCCGATGTCGTGGTCGACGGCCGGACCCTCGTCACCGCCGCGCCGGTGTCGTACCTGCTGTTCCTGGAAAAGCAGCTGGTCGACCTGCACACCTTCGTCAAGAAGCTGCCGGTGCTGGACGCCGCCGAGTCGTGGAGCCGTGACGAGTCGACCGACTCGTGGCGTACCGAGCCGGTGCGGACGGTCAAGACGAAGAAGGTGCCCCGCAACCACGTCAAGGCCGAGGCGACCGACAAGCACCCGGCGCAGGTCGAGGTCTACTACGAGGACGTTCCGGTCGGCTACTGGACGACGGTGAAGTTCTCCGGTGCGCTGCCGGCCCGCCGGGTCAACGAGTTGCTGGACCGGATCGCCACCCTGCAGACCGCGGTCAAGTTCGCCCGCGAGGAGGCCAACGGCGCCGAGGTCACCGACCAGCGGATCGGCGACGCGGTCTTCGGCTACCTCTTCGCAGGGTCGTAG
- a CDS encoding cellulose binding domain-containing protein — MLHRLGALLAATTITLAGWAGAAQAQVVTPSPAPTPTVACPPVLPLTGSVAGTTQTSVTVRYSMMLVGPPCGYVLPVTVTLFASLADAQQWRNPVAAAVSGPERYGDVTLDGLVPDTEYWFRFSDGEGRRDVYAVGGPARTLSVAGCVASAVVDAAWAGGFVSTVTVRNIGTEPIHGWQVSWQWPGDERIQSVWGGEADNDDGSVVVRNAAYNGTVAPDGTVTFGLVVATSRSAVVVTPACSA, encoded by the coding sequence ATGTTGCACCGACTCGGCGCCCTACTGGCCGCCACGACCATCACCCTCGCCGGCTGGGCCGGTGCAGCCCAGGCGCAGGTCGTCACCCCGTCCCCGGCTCCCACGCCGACCGTGGCGTGCCCGCCGGTGCTGCCGCTCACCGGTTCGGTGGCCGGGACGACCCAGACCAGCGTGACCGTCAGGTACTCGATGATGTTGGTTGGTCCGCCGTGCGGCTACGTTCTCCCGGTCACGGTGACGCTGTTCGCGAGCCTGGCCGATGCCCAGCAGTGGCGCAATCCGGTGGCGGCGGCGGTCTCCGGCCCCGAACGCTACGGCGACGTCACCCTCGACGGGCTGGTTCCGGACACCGAGTACTGGTTCCGGTTCAGCGATGGCGAGGGCCGGCGGGACGTCTATGCGGTCGGGGGACCGGCCCGGACCCTGTCGGTGGCCGGCTGCGTCGCGTCCGCCGTGGTCGATGCCGCGTGGGCTGGCGGGTTCGTCAGCACCGTCACCGTCCGCAACATCGGTACGGAGCCGATCCACGGCTGGCAGGTGTCCTGGCAGTGGCCGGGCGACGAGCGTATCCAGTCCGTCTGGGGTGGGGAGGCGGACAACGACGACGGGTCCGTCGTCGTGCGTAACGCCGCCTACAACGGCACGGTCGCACCGGACGGTACGGTGACCTTCGGCCTGGTGGTGGCGACCAGCCGCTCCGCCGTGGTGGTCACACCGGCCTGTTCGGCATAG
- a CDS encoding threonine ammonia-lyase produces MLKTRLDLDRIHAARQVIDPIFLDTPLYRCDALGRELGCTVSIKLETANPVRSFKARGTELVASLLTGQGRTAVVCASAGNLGQALGWSGRRRGLDVTVVAARQAPAAKLDRIRALGAELDLVDGDFEMARERAAALARSRGIRLVEDSLDIETCEGAATIGLELAGAGVDFDAVLIALGGGAMATGIGHVLRSLAPGVETICVQPVGAPAMTRSWHERRVVSTESTDTIADGVAGRHPIAAVLDDLLVVADDAVLVQEASIIAGMRLLLEHTGLVVEPSAALGVAAVLEDRDRFVGRHIVTVICGGNVDLDAYHRWVWRGPESCPVSGPLGCHPFAVASTFKGTDHSL; encoded by the coding sequence GTGCTGAAGACCCGCCTCGACCTGGACCGGATCCACGCGGCCCGCCAGGTGATCGACCCCATCTTCCTGGACACCCCGCTGTACCGGTGCGATGCGCTGGGACGCGAGCTCGGCTGCACGGTGAGCATCAAACTGGAGACGGCGAACCCGGTCCGCAGCTTCAAGGCCCGGGGCACCGAGCTCGTCGCGAGCCTGCTGACCGGGCAGGGGCGCACCGCCGTGGTGTGCGCCAGCGCCGGGAACCTCGGCCAGGCGCTCGGCTGGTCCGGCCGCCGCCGTGGCCTCGACGTGACCGTGGTGGCAGCACGGCAGGCACCTGCCGCCAAGCTCGATCGGATCCGCGCGCTCGGTGCCGAGCTCGACCTGGTCGACGGAGACTTCGAGATGGCCCGTGAGCGAGCTGCCGCGCTCGCGCGCTCGCGCGGCATTCGACTGGTCGAGGACAGTCTCGACATCGAGACCTGCGAGGGCGCCGCGACGATCGGCCTTGAGTTGGCGGGTGCCGGCGTCGACTTCGACGCTGTGCTGATCGCCCTGGGCGGTGGCGCGATGGCGACCGGCATCGGCCACGTCCTGAGGAGCCTGGCACCCGGCGTCGAGACGATCTGCGTACAGCCGGTGGGTGCACCGGCGATGACCCGCTCCTGGCATGAGCGCCGGGTCGTCAGCACCGAATCGACCGACACCATCGCCGACGGGGTCGCCGGCCGGCACCCCATCGCCGCGGTGCTGGACGATCTGCTGGTGGTGGCGGACGACGCCGTCCTCGTCCAGGAGGCGTCGATCATCGCGGGCATGCGGCTGCTCCTGGAGCACACGGGCCTGGTCGTCGAGCCGTCCGCCGCCCTCGGCGTCGCCGCCGTCCTGGAGGACCGGGACCGTTTCGTCGGCCGCCATATCGTGACGGTCATCTGTGGCGGCAACGTCGATCTGGACGCCTATCACCGCTGGGTGTGGCGAGGCCCGGAGAGCTGTCCTGTCTCCGGGCCTCTGGGCTGCCACCCATTTGCTGTCGCCAGCACGTTTAAAGGGACGGATCACTCTTTATGA
- a CDS encoding histone-like nucleoid-structuring protein Lsr2, whose amino-acid sequence MAKKVITLLTDDLDGSEADRTVEFSLDGVSYTIDLSEKNAGKLRKALDAYIAAGSRVSRSTAAGRGGRASFTAPPARSDREQNRAIREWAAKNGFAVSERGRIPANVITAYHKG is encoded by the coding sequence GTGGCCAAGAAAGTTATTACTCTCCTGACCGACGACCTTGACGGCAGCGAGGCCGATCGGACGGTGGAGTTCTCGCTGGACGGTGTCAGTTACACCATTGATCTGTCCGAGAAGAACGCCGGCAAGCTGCGGAAAGCCCTGGACGCGTACATCGCTGCCGGCTCCAGGGTCAGCCGCAGCACCGCAGCCGGACGAGGCGGCCGGGCCAGCTTCACCGCCCCGCCCGCCCGCTCCGACCGCGAGCAGAACCGGGCCATCCGCGAATGGGCCGCCAAGAACGGCTTCGCGGTCTCCGAACGAGGCCGCATCCCGGCGAACGTGATCACCGCCTACCACAAGGGCTGA
- a CDS encoding ferric reductase-like transmembrane domain-containing protein, whose protein sequence is MTEAGWFVARGTGVMALILLSVVVVLGVGSRSGQPAFGLPRFAVNLVHRNAALLAIALLVVHIVTLLFDPYAKLRVYDLFVPFGAEYRPLYMGLGTLASDVMLILVVTSLLRRYTGIRLWRALHWLAYASWPAAFGHSIGTGTDAGEVWMLAVAAACLLAVLAALGWRVMLWLRPRPRQTADGGSRRGRPPGNLDGTTQRPAVAADGAAAPGRAWDTAGDIGVRPERDWSYPAAPVAGGYPAPVPDGYDAGPVPGGYGRAPAGRGYDAAPATTQQSSYATSPSLLDMYRKPAAGYQPAEPAGAVEEPSPVVPAEQTYPSDQPAYVGGRYAADQPYYGGQPDYSGQPGYSGQPDYSGQPGYGGQPGYATQPDYRGWSDDGGPAYSAAAPVVVPAWSEEDRYQPAAEYVAMYGGGDGYPAADPGDGYAQPAYPADPYGVPSADAGAQSWPDGGDHRRFDEPSGYRDDSQAVSSGWRR, encoded by the coding sequence GTGACGGAAGCTGGGTGGTTCGTCGCGCGCGGTACCGGGGTGATGGCGCTCATCCTGTTGTCGGTGGTGGTGGTGCTCGGTGTGGGCAGCCGGTCCGGGCAGCCGGCGTTCGGCCTGCCCCGGTTCGCGGTCAACCTGGTGCACCGCAACGCGGCGCTGCTGGCGATCGCGTTGCTCGTCGTGCACATCGTCACGCTGTTGTTCGACCCGTACGCCAAACTGCGGGTGTACGACCTGTTCGTTCCGTTCGGCGCCGAGTACCGGCCGCTGTACATGGGCCTGGGCACGCTGGCCAGCGACGTGATGCTGATTCTGGTGGTGACCAGCCTGCTGCGCCGGTACACCGGGATCCGGCTGTGGCGGGCGCTGCACTGGCTGGCGTACGCCTCCTGGCCGGCGGCGTTCGGTCACTCGATCGGCACCGGTACCGATGCCGGTGAGGTCTGGATGTTGGCGGTCGCCGCCGCCTGCCTGCTCGCGGTGCTCGCCGCGCTCGGGTGGCGGGTGATGCTGTGGCTGCGGCCTCGGCCCCGCCAGACCGCCGACGGAGGGTCGCGGCGCGGTCGACCGCCGGGGAACCTCGACGGTACGACGCAGCGGCCGGCGGTGGCGGCCGACGGCGCGGCGGCGCCGGGTCGGGCGTGGGACACGGCGGGTGACATCGGGGTACGCCCCGAGCGGGACTGGTCCTACCCGGCGGCACCGGTCGCGGGCGGGTACCCGGCCCCGGTGCCCGACGGGTACGACGCCGGACCGGTGCCAGGCGGCTACGGAAGGGCTCCGGCTGGGCGTGGGTACGACGCCGCCCCGGCGACGACACAGCAGTCCAGCTATGCGACGAGCCCGAGTCTGTTGGACATGTACCGCAAGCCGGCGGCCGGCTATCAGCCGGCGGAGCCGGCCGGCGCGGTCGAGGAGCCGTCCCCTGTGGTCCCCGCCGAGCAGACCTATCCGTCCGACCAACCGGCGTACGTCGGCGGCCGGTACGCCGCAGACCAGCCCTACTACGGCGGGCAGCCCGACTACTCCGGCCAGCCGGGTTACTCCGGCCAGCCCGACTACTCTGGGCAGCCGGGTTACGGCGGCCAGCCGGGCTACGCGACGCAGCCGGACTACCGTGGCTGGTCGGACGACGGCGGGCCGGCCTACTCCGCCGCGGCGCCGGTGGTCGTACCGGCCTGGTCGGAGGAGGACCGGTACCAACCGGCCGCCGAGTACGTCGCCATGTACGGCGGCGGGGACGGCTACCCGGCCGCTGATCCTGGTGACGGGTACGCCCAGCCGGCGTATCCGGCTGATCCCTACGGTGTGCCGTCGGCCGATGCGGGCGCGCAGTCATGGCCCGACGGGGGTGACCACCGACGCTTCGACGAACCCAGCGGCTATCGTGATGACTCGCAAGCGGTCTCCTCAGGGTGGCGCCGTTAG
- a CDS encoding DUF2726 domain-containing protein, whose product MLTNDDGTRQTWLRPVLSSTEHAAGRQRGELFERAGWVIQPDRRLGQVLAGRPPGVTTRQWSVATRSRLDFVVCGVADYHPAFVVVFVDPAARSPQQLRDERMTDAVCEAVGLELLRIESGALSTASSGRRVVEYLLDARTFQQIGGGDSAPETAGSVSYRDIIGRLPDGRTGYVNDLGAVARTRAVEAFVSRQLTDPLLRSLHVRWKDGSAEGWAWLAVRDGQFLFERVRIWPHRLECGIAPERFAEDLAAAGVGEWLKTLEVDEPQLRQRRDLNDELGVLRSRRAEMSGVFAFDHVSFS is encoded by the coding sequence ATGTTGACGAACGACGACGGCACCCGGCAGACCTGGCTGCGCCCGGTCCTCAGCTCCACGGAGCATGCCGCGGGCCGGCAACGTGGTGAGCTGTTCGAGCGTGCCGGGTGGGTCATCCAACCGGACAGGCGGCTCGGGCAGGTGCTGGCTGGGCGTCCACCAGGGGTGACGACCCGCCAGTGGAGTGTCGCGACCCGGTCCCGACTGGACTTCGTGGTGTGTGGCGTGGCGGATTATCATCCGGCGTTCGTTGTCGTGTTCGTCGATCCGGCCGCACGGTCGCCGCAGCAGCTGCGGGACGAGCGGATGACGGACGCGGTGTGCGAGGCGGTCGGCCTGGAGTTGCTGCGGATCGAGTCAGGAGCCCTGTCCACGGCCAGTTCCGGTCGGCGGGTGGTCGAGTATCTCCTCGACGCGCGAACCTTCCAGCAGATCGGTGGCGGGGATTCCGCTCCGGAAACCGCTGGGTCGGTCAGCTACCGGGACATCATCGGTCGGCTCCCGGACGGTCGTACCGGGTATGTCAATGATCTGGGCGCGGTTGCCCGGACCCGGGCGGTGGAAGCCTTCGTCAGCCGGCAGTTGACCGATCCGCTGCTGCGTAGCCTGCACGTACGGTGGAAGGACGGTTCCGCCGAGGGATGGGCGTGGCTGGCGGTCCGCGACGGCCAATTCTTGTTCGAGCGGGTGCGGATCTGGCCGCATCGGCTGGAGTGCGGGATAGCTCCCGAGCGATTCGCTGAGGATCTTGCCGCAGCCGGGGTGGGCGAGTGGTTGAAGACGCTTGAGGTGGACGAGCCGCAGTTGCGCCAGCGTCGTGACCTGAACGACGAGCTTGGCGTGTTGCGATCACGTCGCGCCGAGATGAGCGGCGTTTTCGCGTTCGATCATGTGTCGTTCAGCTGA
- a CDS encoding FAD:protein FMN transferase translates to MPLLETLPVGEDCAQWQVWGTLARVVVTDPTATSAARTIVEDVLAAVDGACSRFRPDSELVRACRSGGTPVPVSPLLAGLVSVALRAANETDGDVDPTVGAAMCRLGYDEDLRWVTLNGRPGIATDAPAPMIDWRQVRLDGSELTVPDGVQLDLGATAKAWAADRCARDVARRCGVGVLVALGGDIATAGPAPDGGWRIRVQDTPGDPYCVVSLPAGGALATSSTVSRQWTAGDTTMHHIVDPRTALPAVRRWRSVSVAAFSCVRANTLSTAALVRGAAAPGWLAGVGAPARLVAVDGAVRTVGGWSAKEEAQR, encoded by the coding sequence ATGCCGCTGCTGGAGACCCTGCCGGTGGGCGAGGACTGCGCCCAGTGGCAGGTGTGGGGGACTCTGGCCAGGGTGGTGGTGACCGATCCGACGGCGACGTCGGCGGCACGAACCATCGTGGAGGACGTACTGGCCGCCGTCGACGGCGCCTGTAGCCGATTTCGACCCGACTCCGAGCTGGTCCGGGCGTGCCGGTCCGGCGGTACGCCGGTGCCGGTCAGCCCGCTGCTGGCAGGCTTGGTCTCGGTCGCCTTGCGGGCGGCCAATGAAACCGACGGGGACGTCGACCCGACAGTAGGGGCGGCGATGTGCCGGCTCGGCTACGACGAGGACCTGCGGTGGGTGACGCTGAACGGTCGTCCGGGGATCGCCACCGACGCCCCCGCGCCGATGATCGACTGGCGGCAGGTCCGCCTGGACGGCTCCGAGCTGACCGTGCCCGACGGCGTACAGCTTGATCTTGGTGCCACCGCGAAGGCGTGGGCGGCGGACCGCTGCGCGCGTGACGTGGCCCGGCGGTGCGGGGTCGGTGTGCTGGTGGCCCTGGGCGGTGACATCGCCACCGCCGGTCCCGCCCCGGACGGTGGTTGGCGGATCCGGGTACAGGACACGCCGGGCGACCCGTACTGCGTGGTGAGTCTGCCAGCCGGCGGGGCGCTGGCCACGTCGAGCACGGTCAGCCGGCAGTGGACCGCCGGGGACACGACCATGCACCACATCGTCGATCCGCGTACCGCGTTGCCGGCCGTGCGGCGGTGGCGCAGCGTGTCGGTGGCCGCGTTCAGCTGCGTACGGGCCAACACGTTGAGTACGGCGGCGCTGGTACGCGGCGCGGCGGCGCCCGGTTGGTTGGCCGGTGTCGGTGCTCCGGCCCGGTTGGTGGCCGTGGACGGTGCGGTGCGGACCGTCGGAGGCTGGTCGGCGAAAGAGGAGGCGCAGCGGTGA
- a CDS encoding prenyltransferase/squalene oxidase repeat-containing protein encodes MTVTEGWTRSAVQAADTRRAGPADTGAAGPAAQPPSRWRQSAQKLTDELSGRHRSGPLVARADPATTTVLEQASVLATLLRADISLLVAPELIDSLRAALAPAVAAPASAQRTDTIALVIHTLALLGQPTDPGVLLDLGDGGAVTAPTGHDTPVTAARLLDALGAAGDGRRYYEVTAARGRISTWLCDRQRPDGSWHDRRHSSPHFTTAVCALALHDAGVGARASAAVLRAVDWVLRTQHPGGAWGLRYGTTEETASALLVLLATTDPPSARMSRSAGHGAAHLTPATDDLSAQDRQNGTGTGTGTGTGNHTPRPAPLPAAAQASIVAAGHLAQKMAVNGVIGHG; translated from the coding sequence GTGACCGTCACCGAAGGCTGGACCCGCTCAGCGGTCCAGGCAGCGGACACCCGCCGGGCCGGGCCAGCGGACACCGGCGCCGCCGGGCCAGCGGCCCAGCCGCCGAGCCGTTGGAGACAGTCCGCGCAGAAACTCACCGACGAACTCAGCGGTCGGCACCGGAGCGGCCCCCTCGTGGCACGGGCGGACCCTGCCACCACCACCGTCCTCGAGCAGGCCTCGGTCCTGGCGACCCTGCTGCGGGCGGACATCTCGCTCCTGGTAGCCCCGGAACTGATCGACTCCCTGCGGGCCGCGCTCGCACCGGCGGTAGCCGCCCCCGCATCGGCACAGCGGACCGACACCATCGCACTGGTGATCCACACACTGGCACTGCTCGGCCAGCCGACCGACCCGGGCGTACTACTCGACCTCGGTGACGGCGGCGCCGTCACCGCCCCGACCGGGCACGACACGCCCGTCACCGCCGCCCGCCTGCTCGACGCCCTCGGCGCGGCCGGCGACGGAAGGCGCTACTACGAGGTGACCGCTGCCCGCGGCAGGATCAGCACCTGGCTCTGCGACCGGCAACGACCGGACGGATCCTGGCACGACCGACGACACAGCTCACCGCACTTCACGACCGCCGTCTGCGCCCTCGCCCTGCACGACGCCGGAGTCGGCGCGCGGGCCTCGGCCGCGGTGCTACGGGCAGTCGACTGGGTGTTGCGCACCCAGCATCCCGGCGGGGCATGGGGGCTGCGGTACGGCACCACCGAGGAGACCGCCTCCGCGTTGCTGGTGCTGCTGGCGACGACCGACCCGCCAAGCGCCAGAATGTCCCGGTCCGCCGGCCACGGAGCCGCTCACCTCACGCCGGCCACCGACGACCTGTCAGCCCAAGACCGGCAGAACGGCACTGGCACCGGCACTGGCACTGGCACTGGCAACCACACGCCGCGACCCGCGCCGCTGCCGGCGGCAGCACAGGCCAGCATCGTCGCCGCCGGACATCTCGCCCAGAAGATGGCGGTGAACGGCGTCATCGGGCACGGCTGA
- a CDS encoding GTP-binding protein produces MDYEHLDPSASETVAPIGVKVLVAGGFGVGKSTLVGAVSETGPLRTEELLTEVGVGVDDVTGVETKTTTTVVMDFGRITLGKELVLYVFGTPGQQRFLFVWDELAVGALGAVVLADTRRLADCFPSIDYFERRGMPFIVAVNCFDGVPPHTMPDVRRALNIAPQVPVMLCDARQRRSGTEVLITLLEHAHGQLRRPATV; encoded by the coding sequence ATGGATTACGAGCACCTTGACCCGTCAGCTTCCGAGACGGTCGCGCCGATCGGAGTGAAGGTCCTCGTCGCCGGTGGTTTCGGCGTCGGCAAGAGCACCCTCGTCGGCGCGGTGAGCGAGACCGGGCCGCTGCGCACCGAGGAACTGCTCACCGAGGTCGGGGTCGGTGTCGACGACGTCACCGGCGTCGAGACGAAGACCACCACCACCGTGGTGATGGACTTCGGCCGGATCACGCTCGGAAAGGAGCTGGTGCTCTACGTCTTCGGCACCCCGGGACAACAGCGTTTCCTGTTCGTCTGGGACGAACTCGCCGTCGGCGCCCTCGGCGCGGTGGTACTCGCCGACACCCGGCGCCTGGCCGACTGTTTCCCCTCGATCGACTACTTCGAACGGCGCGGCATGCCGTTCATCGTCGCCGTCAACTGCTTCGACGGCGTCCCGCCACACACGATGCCCGACGTTCGCCGAGCCCTGAACATCGCACCGCAGGTGCCGGTGATGCTCTGTGACGCCCGGCAACGGCGCTCCGGCACCGAGGTCCTCATCACATTGCTCGAACACGCCCATGGGCAGCTGCGCCGGCCGGCCACCGTCTGA
- a CDS encoding zinc ribbon domain-containing protein translates to MMVNYPDPTGYPLAGLIRCADCRTPMTPAVRAGTRVYRCTGGCRNEIDALHAETLMWDRAAARHPDLARPHLPVDQRREVFASLLTVVYARGPSSWLSLRTSWIGRRRRKR, encoded by the coding sequence ATGATGGTCAACTATCCGGACCCGACCGGGTATCCGCTGGCCGGGCTGATCCGCTGCGCCGACTGCCGGACCCCGATGACCCCGGCGGTGCGTGCCGGGACCCGCGTCTACCGGTGCACCGGCGGGTGCCGCAACGAGATCGACGCCCTGCACGCCGAAACCCTGATGTGGGACCGGGCCGCCGCCCGACACCCGGACCTGGCCCGACCCCACCTGCCGGTCGACCAGCGGCGCGAGGTCTTCGCATCCCTGCTGACCGTGGTGTACGCCCGAGGCCCGTCGAGTTGGCTGTCCCTGCGTACCTCATGGATCGGCCGTCGGCGACGGAAACGGTGA
- a CDS encoding glycoside hydrolase domain-containing protein: protein MPDTIDFGMPRTSLADSHVLTAQRWVNATYAGVPGYVRCPEDGYTGWPTVLSLTQALQYELGISPTVQNFGPGTFNAVRTRNRLPDEETNTNLVRIYNAALWCKGYWATTNQAIWSSDSETAFGQLYTDAGLSYSNLQSRRTMWPHIARAMLRMDQFRLVPQGDATIRRIQQRLNARYVAGVGIPAMILVPCDGIYSRDVQQGFMMAVQYEIGLPLSGINGNFGPGTQAALRSVGSSRLTGDLRYLFRSACYFNSPTMLPGNPQVPLAYRPQDIDTDTETATHLEWLRAFQRFSQLPVTATNDYATWAQVLVSCGDVDRPATGCDCITEITAARGAQLMAAGYRIVGRYLDEHLPPTDPYFLGKALKPGEPQTILDAGLRFFPIFQYNGTELVNFTYAKGYDQGRIAHLKAVEYRIPAGTCIYFAVDFDALDADIDSGVKPYFQGVKAALADLGDRYLFGVYGSRNVCTRVSREVGARWSMVSGMSWGFSGNLGFPLPENWSFNQIREYAFQPGWGLDHNVWRDGADPGVSALVPGL from the coding sequence ATGCCTGACACGATCGACTTCGGCATGCCACGGACCAGCCTGGCGGACAGCCACGTACTCACGGCCCAGCGATGGGTCAACGCCACCTACGCCGGCGTGCCGGGATACGTCAGGTGCCCGGAGGACGGCTACACCGGCTGGCCGACCGTGCTCTCGCTGACCCAGGCACTGCAGTACGAACTCGGCATCTCCCCCACGGTCCAGAACTTCGGGCCGGGCACCTTCAACGCCGTCAGGACGCGCAACAGGCTGCCCGACGAAGAGACCAACACCAACCTGGTACGCATCTACAACGCCGCCCTGTGGTGCAAGGGCTACTGGGCCACGACCAACCAGGCGATCTGGAGCAGCGACTCGGAGACCGCGTTCGGCCAGCTCTACACCGACGCCGGTCTGTCGTACTCCAACCTCCAGTCGCGCCGGACGATGTGGCCGCACATAGCCAGGGCGATGCTACGGATGGACCAGTTCCGCCTGGTACCGCAGGGTGACGCCACCATCCGGCGCATCCAGCAACGGCTGAACGCCCGCTACGTGGCCGGCGTCGGCATCCCGGCGATGATCCTGGTGCCCTGCGACGGGATCTACTCCCGGGACGTCCAACAGGGCTTCATGATGGCCGTCCAGTACGAGATCGGTCTCCCGCTGAGCGGGATCAACGGCAACTTCGGGCCCGGCACCCAGGCCGCGTTGCGCAGCGTGGGTTCCAGCCGACTCACCGGCGACCTGCGGTACCTGTTCCGTTCGGCGTGCTACTTCAACTCACCGACGATGCTGCCGGGCAATCCGCAGGTGCCACTGGCCTACCGGCCGCAAGACATCGACACCGACACCGAGACGGCGACCCACCTGGAGTGGTTGCGGGCCTTCCAGCGGTTCTCGCAGCTCCCGGTGACCGCCACCAACGACTACGCCACCTGGGCCCAGGTCCTCGTCTCCTGCGGTGATGTGGACCGGCCGGCCACCGGCTGCGACTGCATCACCGAGATCACCGCGGCGCGCGGCGCGCAGCTGATGGCCGCCGGCTATCGGATCGTCGGTCGCTACCTCGACGAGCACCTGCCGCCAACGGACCCGTACTTCCTGGGCAAGGCGCTCAAGCCCGGCGAGCCGCAGACCATCCTGGACGCCGGGCTGCGGTTCTTCCCGATCTTCCAGTACAACGGCACCGAGCTGGTCAACTTCACCTATGCCAAGGGGTACGACCAGGGCCGCATCGCCCATCTCAAGGCAGTCGAGTACCGCATCCCAGCCGGCACCTGCATCTACTTCGCGGTCGACTTCGACGCGCTCGACGCCGACATCGACAGCGGTGTCAAGCCGTACTTCCAGGGGGTGAAGGCCGCGCTCGCCGACCTCGGCGACCGCTACCTGTTCGGCGTCTACGGCTCCCGCAACGTGTGCACCCGCGTGTCGCGCGAGGTCGGCGCCCGATGGTCGATGGTCTCCGGCATGTCCTGGGGCTTCTCCGGCAATCTCGGCTTCCCGCTGCCGGAGAACTGGTCGTTCAACCAGATCCGGGAGTACGCGTTCCAGCCGGGCTGGGGTCTGGACCACAACGTCTGGCGCGACGGTGCCGACCCCGGCGTCTCCGCCCTCGTACCTGGTCTGTGA